The Aggregicoccus sp. 17bor-14 genome has a window encoding:
- a CDS encoding TIGR02266 family protein: protein MPEQKPGAETRHHNRAPIELKVDYKKLNSFFADYTKNISKGGTFIKTKKPLPIGTRFLFKLTVPSREAPFELLGEVVWSKAEGEEPGMGIRFIYSDDRQRRDFESVVERLMSDSLGSELTGKLLNKPLHS, encoded by the coding sequence ATGCCCGAACAGAAGCCTGGCGCCGAGACGCGCCACCACAACCGCGCCCCGATCGAGCTCAAGGTCGATTACAAGAAGCTCAACTCTTTCTTCGCGGACTACACGAAGAACATCTCCAAGGGGGGCACCTTCATCAAGACGAAGAAGCCCCTGCCCATCGGCACGCGCTTCCTCTTCAAGCTCACGGTGCCCTCGCGCGAGGCGCCCTTCGAGCTGCTGGGCGAGGTGGTGTGGAGCAAGGCCGAGGGCGAGGAGCCCGGCATGGGCATCCGCTTCATCTACTCGGACGACCGGCAGCGCCGCGACTTCGAGAGCGTGGTGGAGCGGCTCATGTCCGACAGCCTCGGCTCCGAGCTGACCGGCAAGCTGCTCAACAAGCCCCTGCACTCGTGA
- a CDS encoding DUF192 domain-containing protein — MHDVSAQNYAAPPLPRGRVLLKDAQGHVHRVEVEIAATHASRTRGLMWRKELLPGHGMLFVFREDEVQSFWMRNTLIPLDMLFIDSSLRVVGILERAEPRTLSPRTVGRPGRYVLEVPGGWCASVGLAPGGRVELEGVEGLRVEP; from the coding sequence GTGCACGACGTCAGTGCCCAGAACTACGCCGCGCCGCCGCTGCCGCGCGGGCGCGTGCTGCTGAAGGACGCGCAGGGCCACGTGCACCGCGTGGAGGTGGAGATCGCCGCCACGCACGCCTCGCGCACCCGCGGCCTCATGTGGCGCAAGGAGCTGCTGCCCGGCCACGGCATGCTCTTCGTCTTCCGGGAGGACGAGGTGCAGAGCTTCTGGATGCGCAACACGCTCATCCCGCTGGACATGCTCTTCATCGACTCCAGCCTGCGCGTGGTGGGCATCCTCGAGCGCGCGGAGCCGCGCACGCTCTCACCGCGCACGGTGGGGCGCCCCGGGCGCTACGTGCTGGAGGTCCCCGGCGGCTGGTGCGCGAGCGTCGGGCTCGCGCCCGGAGGCCGGGTCGAGCTCGAGGGCGTCGAGGGGCTGCGGGTCGAACCCTGA
- the ybaK gene encoding Cys-tRNA(Pro) deacylase, whose amino-acid sequence MKTNAARLLDTLGVPYTLREYTFDPEDLSAETVAAKVGLPAEQVFKTLVARGDRTRVLLAVVPGNAELDLKALARLSGDRKVDTVPLKELQPLTGYIRGGVTALGGKKDYPVFVDETLELFDVVSVSAGVRGTQLLLAPADYLRVTKGKVGPISRPKA is encoded by the coding sequence GTGAAGACCAACGCCGCGCGGCTCCTGGACACGCTGGGCGTCCCCTACACCCTGCGCGAGTACACCTTCGACCCCGAAGATCTCTCGGCGGAGACGGTGGCCGCGAAGGTGGGCCTGCCGGCGGAGCAGGTGTTCAAGACGCTGGTGGCCCGGGGGGATCGCACCAGGGTGCTGCTCGCCGTGGTGCCCGGCAACGCGGAGCTGGACCTCAAGGCGCTCGCGCGCCTGAGCGGCGACCGCAAGGTGGACACCGTGCCGCTCAAGGAGCTGCAGCCGCTCACCGGCTACATCCGCGGCGGCGTCACCGCGCTGGGCGGCAAGAAGGACTACCCCGTCTTCGTGGACGAGACGCTCGAGCTCTTCGACGTGGTCTCGGTCTCGGCGGGCGTGCGCGGCACGCAGCTGCTGCTCGCCCCGGCCGACTACCTGCGCGTGACGAAGGGCAAGGTCGGGCCCATCTCGCGCCCCAAGGCCTAG
- the purK gene encoding 5-(carboxyamino)imidazole ribonucleotide synthase — translation MSAPNGQAVVPPGGTLGILGGGQLGRMMALAARTLGYQVQTLDPDPACSSRFVVDQCYTAPFSDAHEAVRMARACDVVTLEIEKIPLSTLRAVAQHAPMRPGASVLEVVQHRGRQRAWIAKGGFPQGPWREAKSAEELASAIAALGGRCFVKSSEGGYDGRGQVTVKGADEAERAWKELGAGPVVAEAALDLEAELSVLVARSPRGETAVYPPAYNHHEDRILDWSLLPGQLDPKLAASAQEIARAMADALQIEGLLVVEMFLLKDGRLLVNELAPRPHNSFHSTEVACLTSQFEQAVRAVCNLPLGSVEVVRPAVIVNLLGEIWLREGGPRFEEVLALPGVRLHLYGKREARVGRKMGHISASGSTPEEAIARVKQARSLLGA, via the coding sequence GTGAGCGCGCCGAATGGCCAGGCCGTGGTCCCCCCCGGCGGCACCCTGGGCATCCTGGGCGGCGGACAGCTCGGGCGGATGATGGCGCTCGCGGCGCGCACGCTGGGCTACCAGGTGCAGACGCTGGACCCGGATCCCGCCTGCTCGTCGCGCTTCGTCGTGGACCAGTGCTACACGGCGCCCTTCTCGGATGCGCACGAGGCGGTGCGCATGGCGCGCGCCTGCGACGTGGTGACGCTGGAGATCGAGAAGATCCCACTCTCCACCCTGCGCGCCGTGGCCCAGCACGCCCCCATGCGCCCGGGCGCGAGCGTGCTCGAGGTGGTGCAGCACCGCGGCCGGCAGCGCGCGTGGATCGCGAAGGGGGGCTTTCCCCAGGGGCCCTGGCGCGAGGCGAAGAGCGCCGAGGAGCTCGCTTCCGCGATCGCGGCGCTGGGCGGCCGCTGCTTCGTCAAGAGCAGCGAGGGCGGCTACGACGGGCGCGGCCAGGTGACGGTGAAGGGGGCGGACGAGGCGGAGCGCGCCTGGAAGGAGCTGGGCGCAGGCCCCGTGGTGGCCGAGGCGGCGCTGGACCTGGAGGCCGAGCTCAGCGTGCTCGTGGCCCGCAGCCCGCGCGGCGAGACGGCGGTGTACCCGCCCGCCTACAACCACCACGAGGACCGCATCCTGGACTGGAGCCTGCTGCCCGGGCAGCTCGATCCGAAGCTCGCGGCGAGCGCGCAGGAGATCGCGCGCGCCATGGCGGACGCGCTGCAGATCGAGGGCCTGCTGGTGGTGGAGATGTTCCTGCTCAAGGACGGCCGCCTGCTCGTGAACGAGCTCGCCCCGCGCCCGCACAACAGCTTCCACTCCACCGAGGTGGCCTGCCTCACCAGCCAGTTCGAGCAGGCGGTGCGCGCGGTGTGCAACCTGCCGCTGGGCTCGGTCGAGGTCGTGCGCCCCGCGGTCATCGTGAACCTGCTCGGGGAGATCTGGCTGCGCGAGGGCGGCCCGCGCTTCGAGGAGGTGCTCGCGCTGCCCGGGGTGCGCCTGCACCTGTACGGCAAGCGCGAGGCGCGCGTGGGCCGCAAGATGGGCCACATCTCCGCCTCCGGCAGCACGCCCGAGGAGGCAATCGCCCGGGTGAAGCAGGCGCGCTCGCTGCTCGGGGCCTGA
- the purE gene encoding 5-(carboxyamino)imidazole ribonucleotide mutase, whose translation MAGTSTPWVGVIMGGKSDLEFLRPGIDILQELGIPHEVRIVSAHRTPDWMFQYAETAEARGLSVIIAAAGGAAHLPGMVAAKCLLPVLGVPMPTTVLNGFDALLSIVQMPKGIPVGTQAIGKPGAANAALHAAAILALKYPELRERLAAFRKARTDEVLREKELA comes from the coding sequence ATGGCTGGTACGAGCACCCCCTGGGTGGGCGTCATCATGGGTGGCAAGAGCGACCTGGAGTTCCTGCGCCCCGGCATCGACATCCTGCAGGAGCTCGGCATCCCGCACGAGGTGCGCATCGTCTCGGCGCACCGCACCCCGGACTGGATGTTCCAGTACGCGGAGACGGCGGAGGCGCGCGGCCTCTCGGTGATCATCGCGGCGGCCGGCGGCGCCGCGCACCTGCCCGGCATGGTGGCGGCCAAGTGCCTGCTGCCGGTGCTCGGGGTGCCCATGCCCACCACCGTGCTCAACGGCTTCGACGCGCTGCTCTCCATCGTGCAGATGCCCAAGGGCATCCCGGTGGGCACGCAGGCCATCGGCAAGCCGGGCGCGGCGAACGCGGCCCTGCACGCGGCGGCCATCCTCGCGCTGAAGTACCCCGAGCTGCGCGAGCGGCTCGCGGCCTTCCGCAAGGCGCGCACGGATGAGGTGCTGCGCGAGAAGGAGCTCGCGTGA
- a CDS encoding VWA domain-containing protein, whose amino-acid sequence MNRTLLFVSLAVGLALSALVLGLPRRAAAPSPIPPAAAVPASASSGEGTLRLSGRLSHPVLPVGASELYLTVDVQGAKVPGTRRSPVSLALVIDRSGSMAGEKLAQARRAAHHLVSLLGPEDRLALVDYGSDVRGLPLLAATPENRERMERYIDALVDDGGTNISAGLARAAQQLAPVQGGVRRLILVSDGQPTEGLTDAAALLQQVRGLRSGQGLTLSAIGVGSDYDERLMQGLAETGAGAYGFLEDARQLATLFERDLQQATTAVARDVELAFELPEGVQLDEVLGYASEMQGRSVRVRLPDFSAGQLERVVARVRVKGARPGTPLAVAGLRLRYADLQGEGAAREVAVALQAQVTDRAEEVLARQDKEATVLATRARAAQNLERAAQALGEGRKDEARGLLQANQSLFQQAGAVASPAAVAADVVAQEEVAAQMERAEDGAAVGSAVKAARSKARKGYGRVGSTY is encoded by the coding sequence ATGAACCGCACCCTCCTCTTCGTCTCCCTCGCCGTCGGGCTCGCCCTGAGCGCACTGGTGCTCGGCCTGCCCCGGCGCGCCGCGGCTCCCTCCCCCATCCCACCTGCCGCAGCGGTACCGGCTTCGGCCTCGAGTGGCGAGGGCACGCTGCGGCTCAGCGGCCGCCTCTCGCACCCGGTGCTGCCCGTGGGCGCCTCCGAGCTCTACCTCACGGTGGACGTGCAGGGGGCGAAGGTGCCCGGCACCCGCCGCAGCCCGGTGAGCCTCGCGCTGGTCATCGACCGCTCCGGCTCCATGGCGGGCGAGAAGCTCGCCCAGGCGCGCCGCGCCGCGCACCACCTCGTCTCCCTGCTGGGGCCCGAGGACCGGCTGGCGTTGGTGGACTACGGCTCGGACGTGCGGGGCCTGCCGCTGCTCGCCGCGACGCCCGAGAACCGCGAGCGCATGGAGCGCTACATCGACGCGCTCGTGGACGACGGGGGCACCAACATCTCGGCGGGGCTCGCGCGCGCCGCCCAGCAGCTCGCGCCGGTGCAGGGCGGCGTGCGCCGGCTCATCCTGGTGAGCGACGGCCAGCCCACGGAGGGGCTCACGGACGCGGCCGCGCTGCTGCAGCAGGTGCGTGGCCTGCGCTCGGGCCAGGGGCTCACCCTGAGCGCCATCGGCGTGGGCAGCGACTACGACGAGCGCCTCATGCAGGGGCTCGCGGAGACGGGCGCGGGGGCCTACGGCTTCCTCGAGGACGCGCGCCAGCTCGCCACCCTCTTCGAGCGCGACCTGCAGCAGGCGACCACCGCGGTGGCGCGCGACGTGGAGCTGGCCTTCGAGCTGCCCGAGGGCGTGCAGCTCGACGAGGTGCTGGGCTACGCGAGTGAGATGCAGGGCCGCAGCGTGCGCGTGCGGCTGCCGGACTTCAGCGCGGGCCAGCTCGAGCGCGTGGTGGCGCGGGTGCGGGTGAAGGGCGCGCGCCCGGGGACGCCGCTCGCGGTGGCCGGGCTGCGGCTGCGCTACGCGGACCTGCAGGGGGAAGGGGCGGCGCGCGAGGTGGCGGTGGCGCTGCAGGCGCAGGTGACGGACCGCGCCGAGGAGGTGCTCGCGCGCCAGGACAAGGAGGCCACGGTGCTGGCCACCCGGGCGCGCGCGGCGCAGAACCTCGAGCGCGCGGCCCAGGCGCTGGGCGAAGGGCGCAAGGACGAGGCGCGCGGCCTGCTGCAGGCCAACCAGTCGCTCTTCCAGCAGGCGGGCGCGGTGGCGAGCCCCGCGGCGGTGGCCGCGGACGTGGTCGCGCAGGAGGAGGTGGCGGCGCAGATGGAGCGGGCCGAGGACGGCGCGGCCGTGGGCAGCGCGGTGAAGGCGGCCCGCTCCAAGGCGCGCAAGGGCTACGGGCGGGTGGGCTCCACCTACTGA
- the cglC gene encoding adventurous gliding motility lipoprotein CglC: MPRRSLLVRTLGALILSPLLLTACTDSTEIGKKCQLVKKDPNGVAPFAVVLNSELVAGQDFISFGASDCVELICVHDKDSPVVGGPNDPATGYCSEACIPGGATCDTVSGEASADLKERMECRALLLDQTTLDRLRQEDPAAYRNTFGENTNPYFCAGAPPVVDAGS, encoded by the coding sequence ATGCCCCGCCGCTCGCTCCTGGTCCGCACGCTCGGTGCGCTGATCCTCTCTCCCCTGCTCCTCACCGCCTGCACCGACTCCACCGAGATCGGCAAGAAGTGCCAGCTGGTGAAGAAGGACCCCAACGGCGTCGCGCCCTTCGCCGTGGTGCTCAACTCCGAGCTGGTCGCGGGCCAGGACTTCATCTCCTTCGGCGCGTCGGACTGCGTGGAGCTGATCTGCGTCCACGACAAGGACTCCCCCGTCGTCGGCGGCCCGAACGACCCGGCCACCGGCTACTGCAGCGAGGCCTGCATCCCGGGGGGCGCCACCTGCGACACGGTCTCCGGTGAGGCCTCGGCCGACCTGAAGGAGCGCATGGAGTGCCGCGCGCTCCTGCTCGACCAGACCACGCTGGACCGGCTGCGCCAGGAGGACCCGGCCGCCTACCGCAACACCTTCGGCGAGAACACGAACCCGTACTTCTGCGCGGGCGCGCCGCCGGTCGTGGACGCGGGCTCCTAG
- a CDS encoding outer membrane beta-barrel domain-containing protein yields the protein MNRPLITLLALCLLSAPALAQNDPGMGLDLTQDAKEPAKQDEAPPAPPKDVPSVAAPAQTERSPDADREITQDDRVKSVQRKVYLKKGRFELAPFVSVSVNDPYYTKYGGALRGAYYLADSLAIAGRFSLMQSTGTDDVVSAKRTFGSRIFNSVPKWSAMGDVEWSPLYGKVAFFNSILHLDAYLLAGAGVVNTEASALPEIGVQIPAGGTVDDVAKRGPRIAGDLGVGARFVAKDFLAFNVALINTTYVDQPKGSTKGSTQNLMTLNAGVSIFFPFHSTGREAE from the coding sequence TTGAACCGCCCTCTCATCACGTTGCTCGCGCTGTGCCTGCTGTCGGCACCGGCGCTCGCTCAGAACGATCCAGGCATGGGCCTGGACCTCACGCAGGATGCCAAGGAGCCCGCGAAGCAGGACGAGGCCCCGCCCGCGCCGCCGAAGGACGTGCCCAGCGTGGCCGCGCCGGCGCAGACCGAGCGCTCGCCGGACGCGGACCGCGAGATCACCCAGGACGACCGGGTGAAGAGCGTGCAGCGCAAGGTCTATCTGAAGAAGGGACGCTTCGAGCTCGCGCCCTTCGTCAGCGTCTCCGTCAACGACCCGTACTACACCAAGTACGGCGGGGCGCTGCGCGGCGCCTACTACCTGGCGGACTCGCTCGCCATCGCGGGGCGCTTCTCGTTGATGCAGTCCACGGGCACCGACGACGTGGTCTCGGCCAAGCGCACCTTCGGCAGCCGCATCTTCAACTCGGTGCCCAAGTGGTCGGCCATGGGTGACGTGGAGTGGAGCCCGCTCTACGGCAAGGTGGCCTTCTTCAACTCCATCCTCCACCTGGATGCGTACCTGCTCGCCGGCGCGGGCGTGGTGAACACCGAGGCGAGCGCGCTGCCGGAGATCGGCGTGCAGATCCCCGCCGGTGGCACCGTGGACGACGTCGCCAAGCGCGGCCCCCGCATCGCCGGCGACCTGGGCGTGGGCGCCCGCTTCGTCGCCAAGGACTTCCTCGCCTTCAACGTGGCGCTGATCAACACCACCTACGTCGACCAGCCCAAGGGCAGCACCAAGGGCTCGACCCAGAACCTCATGACCCTCAATGCTGGCGTCTCGATCTTCTTCCCGTTCCACTCGACGGGCCGGGAGGCCGAATGA
- a CDS encoding outer membrane beta-barrel domain-containing protein, producing the protein MSPRLRSVPAALALLLSILVPLRAHAQDKDQPTASPSSSESEAGDVSEVDKDAQGPLRERIRPVSGNLFLRKGRFELSPSVGVSMRDAFYTKYLLGGTLTYHPLETLGIGLRAAYSVPVVSGSAQICSFEADQRGCRKPTEEELNRGGLGNLRLLAGVDLQWAPIYGKLSLLSSYFAHFDMYGIAGASLVQYRGPTPNTESQVQDYWTPGGNVGVGFHFFLTRSITLRTELRDLIYVEKVRFAGDTSLRNQLLFELGVSFFFPSTTPES; encoded by the coding sequence ATGAGCCCGCGGCTGCGCTCTGTTCCGGCGGCGCTCGCGCTGCTGCTCTCGATCCTCGTGCCCCTGCGCGCGCACGCGCAGGACAAGGACCAGCCCACGGCGTCTCCGAGCTCGTCGGAGTCCGAGGCCGGTGACGTCTCCGAGGTGGACAAGGATGCCCAGGGGCCGCTGCGCGAGCGGATCCGCCCGGTGTCCGGCAACCTCTTCCTGCGCAAGGGGCGCTTCGAGCTCAGCCCCTCGGTGGGCGTCTCGATGCGCGACGCCTTCTATACGAAGTACCTCCTCGGCGGGACGCTGACCTACCACCCGCTCGAGACGCTGGGCATCGGGCTGCGCGCTGCGTACTCGGTGCCGGTGGTCTCCGGCTCCGCGCAGATCTGCTCCTTCGAGGCGGACCAGCGCGGCTGCCGCAAGCCCACCGAGGAGGAGCTCAACCGCGGCGGCCTGGGCAACCTGCGCCTGCTGGCGGGCGTGGATCTGCAGTGGGCGCCCATCTACGGCAAGCTCTCGCTGCTCTCCTCGTACTTCGCCCACTTCGACATGTACGGCATCGCGGGCGCGAGCCTGGTGCAGTACCGCGGCCCCACCCCGAACACCGAGTCGCAGGTCCAGGACTACTGGACCCCGGGCGGCAACGTGGGCGTGGGCTTCCACTTCTTCCTCACGCGCTCCATCACGCTGCGCACCGAGCTGCGGGACCTGATCTACGTGGAGAAGGTCCGCTTCGCGGGTGACACCAGCTTGCGCAACCAGCTGCTCTTCGAGCTGGGCGTCTCCTTCTTCTTCCCCAGCACCACGCCCGAGTCATGA
- the gltC gene encoding adventurous gliding motility protein GltC, translating to MNRLNRILRVALVGLALTWALPAPAQSFEGLDTTETKPKKKKGKKKKTTDSSTDSTSSSSGSKHSKRKGKSTSKSTATSTEAPAEAAPAAPAPAAAPGKSAAPVTPAPAPSMTQGLDLTQPEPPKAAQKPAPTTTFEALDVSGKSGDRQKLDAAISLFRDEKYEQASMAAYELMKDPKVADLHLEAQYVLAKSLYRMGLYHSSLGEFSKILARGPSSKFFKSSLEWLFFISRKTKNETVILDEIAKYANSEFPEKFRNEFRYLLARYHFVRGRALDQVGQKGEADKSFDEVKRLALIIPRSDPFYPRAKYLEGLAYFRAGSQVKDPAQKRTDPNFRASIESMKEVIRLTRPGTKTGEEAKLDQSLRELAFMQLARTHYGLQQNRFAIFYFNKVERGGNQWLESLFESSWANYRVGQYEQALGNLITLSSPFFREEYFPEALILKAVIYYENCRYRESTLILEDFERIYLPVHDQLELIANKQMDPAEYYGILADIQKKNREAQASNAPKNSTDVILERILRLALTDQDLKKTNDSILELESEMDSFGEKPDTFKYSELSKSLIEGLKVQRSELVNKAGIMAKGKLETELAALKQLLANGLRIKFETTTKEKEFLEEQLKAGGRTAIVKSYKYSVAVADDQLYWPFEGEYWRDELGTYQYTLTKGCIDRDRANRTVPASAQ from the coding sequence ATGAACCGACTGAACCGGATCCTCCGCGTCGCTCTCGTCGGGCTCGCCCTCACCTGGGCCCTGCCCGCGCCGGCCCAGAGCTTCGAGGGCCTCGACACCACCGAGACCAAGCCCAAGAAGAAGAAGGGCAAGAAGAAGAAGACCACCGACAGCTCGACGGACAGCACCAGCAGCAGCTCGGGCTCGAAGCACTCCAAGCGCAAGGGCAAGTCCACGTCCAAGTCGACGGCCACGTCGACCGAGGCTCCGGCGGAGGCCGCGCCTGCCGCCCCGGCTCCGGCCGCTGCGCCGGGCAAGTCCGCCGCGCCCGTCACGCCCGCGCCCGCCCCCTCCATGACGCAGGGGCTGGACCTCACCCAGCCCGAGCCGCCGAAGGCGGCGCAGAAGCCCGCGCCCACCACCACCTTCGAGGCGCTGGACGTGTCCGGCAAGAGCGGGGACCGCCAGAAGCTGGACGCGGCCATCTCGCTGTTCCGCGACGAGAAGTACGAGCAGGCCTCGATGGCCGCCTACGAGCTGATGAAGGACCCGAAGGTGGCGGACCTGCACCTCGAGGCCCAGTACGTGCTCGCCAAGAGCCTGTACCGCATGGGGCTCTACCACTCGAGCCTCGGCGAGTTCTCCAAGATCCTCGCGCGCGGCCCCTCGTCCAAGTTCTTCAAGAGCAGCCTGGAGTGGCTGTTCTTCATCAGCCGCAAGACGAAGAACGAGACCGTCATCCTGGACGAGATCGCCAAGTACGCGAACAGCGAGTTCCCGGAGAAGTTCCGCAACGAGTTCCGCTACCTGCTCGCGCGCTACCACTTCGTGCGCGGCCGCGCGCTGGACCAGGTGGGCCAGAAGGGCGAGGCGGACAAGAGCTTCGACGAGGTGAAGCGGCTCGCGCTGATCATCCCGCGCTCGGATCCGTTCTACCCGCGCGCCAAGTACCTCGAGGGGCTCGCGTACTTCCGCGCCGGCAGCCAGGTGAAGGACCCGGCGCAGAAGCGCACGGACCCGAACTTCCGCGCCTCCATCGAGAGCATGAAGGAGGTCATCCGCCTCACGCGGCCCGGCACCAAGACGGGCGAGGAGGCGAAGCTGGACCAGAGCCTTCGCGAGCTCGCGTTCATGCAGCTGGCGCGCACGCACTACGGCCTGCAGCAGAACCGCTTCGCCATCTTCTACTTCAACAAGGTGGAGCGCGGCGGCAACCAGTGGCTCGAGAGCCTCTTCGAGAGCAGCTGGGCCAACTACCGCGTGGGCCAGTACGAGCAGGCGCTCGGTAACCTCATCACCCTGAGCAGCCCCTTCTTCCGCGAGGAGTACTTCCCCGAGGCGCTGATCCTCAAGGCGGTCATCTACTACGAGAACTGCCGCTACCGGGAGAGCACCCTCATCCTCGAGGACTTCGAGCGCATCTACCTGCCGGTGCACGACCAGCTCGAGCTCATCGCCAACAAGCAGATGGACCCGGCCGAGTACTACGGCATCCTCGCGGACATCCAGAAGAAGAACCGCGAGGCGCAGGCGAGCAACGCGCCCAAGAACTCCACGGACGTCATCCTGGAGCGCATCCTGCGGCTCGCCCTCACCGACCAGGACCTGAAGAAGACCAACGACTCCATCCTCGAGCTGGAGTCCGAGATGGACTCCTTCGGCGAGAAGCCGGACACCTTCAAGTACTCGGAGCTCTCCAAGAGCCTCATCGAGGGGCTCAAGGTGCAGCGCTCGGAGCTGGTGAACAAGGCCGGCATCATGGCCAAGGGCAAGCTGGAGACCGAGCTCGCGGCGCTCAAGCAGCTGCTGGCCAACGGCCTGCGCATCAAGTTCGAGACGACCACCAAGGAGAAGGAGTTCCTCGAGGAGCAGCTCAAGGCGGGCGGCCGCACCGCGATCGTCAAGAGCTACAAGTACTCGGTGGCCGTGGCGGACGACCAGCTCTACTGGCCATTCGAGGGCGAGTACTGGCGCGACGAGCTGGGCACCTACCAGTACACGCTCACCAAGGGCTGCATCGACCGCGACCGCGCAAACCGCACCGTGCCGGCCAGCGCGCAGTAG
- a CDS encoding MFS transporter: MGHEAQREQGAAPGSLGVIFSIVALDLIGFGLLIPQLGVYAVKFGASPLSAALLLSVYSLMQLLFAPWLGRLSDRYGRRPVLLVSLAGSLAGYVLFAFAHSLPLLFVSRVVDGVSGANIATAQAYVADVTRPEERARGMARIGMAFGLGFVLGPALGAQLGYWGGNLAIGLFAASLSGLNLVWAFLRLPESRREDSAPAPQRTVRGASGLLRLPVVGAALALFLLFLTAFAQMEGTFSVFVLSRFLAQGPVALEAGGGGLFALHARAPEALLREASLRTGYLFAFVGVLSAALQGLYGRMAARGRRRHGGRAGPGEAGLAVVGLAGVTLGLALLPLAPSYALLFLPMALLALGSALVNPSLSALVSLHAPAGRQGEALGAFQAFGSLGRILGPALGGLLFTQAGPSAPYAVAAALCLVATGAALLLLGRVRMGGARRG; encoded by the coding sequence GTGGGTCACGAGGCACAGCGGGAGCAGGGGGCGGCGCCGGGCTCGCTCGGGGTCATCTTCAGCATCGTGGCGCTGGACCTCATCGGGTTCGGCCTGCTCATCCCGCAGCTGGGCGTGTACGCGGTGAAGTTCGGCGCCTCGCCCCTGAGCGCGGCGCTGCTCTTGAGCGTGTACTCGCTGATGCAGCTGCTCTTCGCACCCTGGCTCGGGCGCTTGAGCGACCGCTACGGGCGCAGGCCCGTGCTGCTGGTGAGCCTCGCCGGCAGCCTCGCGGGCTACGTGCTCTTCGCCTTCGCGCACTCGCTGCCGCTGCTCTTCGTGAGCCGGGTGGTGGACGGGGTGAGCGGGGCGAACATCGCCACCGCGCAGGCCTACGTGGCGGACGTCACCCGGCCCGAGGAGCGCGCGCGCGGCATGGCGCGCATCGGCATGGCCTTCGGCCTGGGCTTCGTGCTCGGACCCGCGCTGGGCGCGCAGCTGGGCTACTGGGGCGGAAACCTCGCCATCGGCCTCTTCGCCGCCTCCTTGAGCGGGCTCAACCTGGTCTGGGCCTTCCTGCGCCTGCCCGAGTCGCGCCGCGAGGACAGCGCGCCCGCGCCCCAGCGCACGGTGCGCGGGGCCTCGGGGCTCCTGCGCCTGCCGGTGGTGGGCGCAGCCCTCGCCCTCTTCCTGCTCTTCCTCACCGCCTTCGCCCAGATGGAGGGCACCTTCTCCGTCTTCGTCCTCTCGCGCTTCCTCGCGCAGGGCCCCGTGGCGCTCGAGGCAGGGGGCGGCGGCCTCTTCGCGCTGCACGCCCGCGCGCCCGAGGCGCTCCTGCGCGAGGCGAGCCTGCGCACCGGCTACCTCTTCGCCTTCGTGGGGGTGCTGTCCGCGGCGCTGCAGGGGCTCTACGGGCGCATGGCCGCGCGCGGGCGGCGCCGGCACGGGGGGAGGGCGGGGCCGGGCGAGGCGGGGCTCGCGGTGGTGGGGCTCGCCGGGGTGACCCTGGGGCTCGCGCTCTTGCCCCTCGCGCCGAGCTACGCGCTGCTCTTCCTGCCCATGGCGCTGCTCGCGCTGGGCAGCGCGCTGGTGAACCCCTCCTTGAGCGCGCTCGTGTCCCTGCACGCGCCCGCGGGGCGGCAGGGGGAGGCCCTGGGGGCCTTCCAGGCCTTCGGCTCGCTCGGCCGCATCCTGGGGCCCGCCCTGGGCGGCCTGCTCTTCACGCAGGCGGGGCCCTCGGCGCCCTACGCGGTGGCGGCGGCCCTGTGTCTGGTGGCCACGGGGGCTGCCCTCCTGCTGCTCGGGCGGGTGAGAATGGGTGGGGCCCGGCGCGGGTGA